One genomic region from Candidatus Ryanbacteria bacterium CG10_big_fil_rev_8_21_14_0_10_43_42 encodes:
- a CDS encoding macrolide ABC transporter ATP-binding protein, producing the protein MALISVKNLKKTYSSEDIVTHVLNGMSFSIENGEFIAIMGPSGSGKSTLLHILGFLDVPTSGEYTFEGREISSYTEEERARLRNSQMGFIFQSFNLLARTSVFDNVALPLMYSDKPEAEWHKKAFEAISAVDLNHRMEHDPGQLSGGEKQRVAIARALVNDPQVLFADEPTGNLDSVSGKNVMDILADLHKKKGHTIILITHDNDAAAYAKRIIRISDGVIESDSKK; encoded by the coding sequence ATGGCCCTTATCTCGGTAAAAAATTTAAAAAAAACATATTCTAGTGAAGATATTGTAACACATGTTTTGAATGGCATGTCGTTTTCCATTGAAAACGGAGAATTTATCGCCATCATGGGTCCGTCCGGATCCGGAAAATCAACACTTCTTCATATCTTGGGATTTTTAGACGTACCTACGAGCGGGGAATACACATTTGAAGGGCGGGAGATTTCGAGCTACACGGAGGAAGAACGCGCGCGCCTGCGCAATAGTCAGATGGGGTTTATATTTCAATCCTTTAATTTATTAGCGCGGACCAGCGTTTTTGATAATGTAGCGTTGCCGCTTATGTATTCGGATAAGCCGGAGGCAGAGTGGCACAAAAAGGCGTTCGAGGCAATTTCCGCCGTTGATCTGAATCATCGCATGGAGCACGATCCGGGACAGCTTTCGGGGGGAGAAAAGCAACGCGTCGCCATAGCGCGCGCATTGGTAAATGATCCGCAGGTGTTGTTTGCCGATGAACCGACCGGTAATCTCGACTCTGTTTCGGGGAAGAATGTTATGGATATTTTGGCCGATTTACATAAGAAGAAGGGACACACCATTATTCTTATTACGCACGATAATGATGCGGCGGCATATGCAAAACGCATTATTCGGATTAGCGATGGAGTTATTGAAAGTGATTCAAAAAAATGA
- a CDS encoding ABC transporter permease, producing MKSKYILQTAVIGLKTNKSRSALTILGIVIGITSIILMVSIGDGAEQLILGEIAGLGAETIVVRPGREPSGPTDLTETLFSDSLKERDVTALLRKENVPDLVDIMPVLAVPGTISFEGETYRGQILGGSAEFFAKTFDIYPFEGVVFDEQDIRTRASVAVIGSKVRNEFFGDGDALGKQISIRGRKFRVVGIFPAKGQVAFLNINDMVVVPYTTAQTYLLGINHFHEFIIKTTNPDAVAHSVEDIERTLRISHNITDPDKDDFYVETQQGLVEQIGTILGALTIFLSSVVAIALVVGGVGVMNIMLVSVTERTREIGLRKALGATNEDILRQFLLEAIILTGIGGLVGIFLGAFFAFLASVVLTTYAELAWAFTFSVPAALLGLSVSALVGLVFGIYPARKAARKSPIEALRYE from the coding sequence ATGAAATCAAAATATATTCTTCAAACGGCCGTCATAGGCCTTAAAACAAATAAGTCACGTTCAGCGCTTACCATTCTTGGTATTGTTATTGGCATAACATCCATTATTCTAATGGTTTCCATAGGCGATGGTGCCGAACAGCTTATTTTAGGTGAAATTGCCGGTTTGGGAGCGGAAACTATTGTTGTGCGTCCGGGTCGTGAACCATCGGGCCCCACCGACTTAACAGAAACGCTTTTTTCCGATTCGCTCAAGGAGCGGGACGTCACGGCGCTTCTCCGAAAAGAAAATGTCCCTGATTTGGTTGATATTATGCCGGTGTTGGCCGTTCCGGGAACGATATCGTTCGAAGGGGAGACGTACCGCGGACAGATTCTTGGCGGTTCAGCTGAATTTTTTGCAAAAACATTTGATATCTATCCATTCGAAGGCGTGGTATTTGATGAACAGGATATTCGTACTCGCGCCAGTGTTGCCGTTATTGGCAGTAAAGTACGGAATGAATTTTTTGGCGATGGAGATGCGCTCGGTAAGCAAATTTCCATTCGCGGAAGGAAGTTTCGGGTGGTAGGTATATTTCCGGCAAAAGGACAGGTTGCGTTTTTAAATATCAATGACATGGTTGTTGTTCCGTATACAACGGCGCAGACATATCTTTTGGGAATTAATCATTTTCATGAATTTATCATAAAAACGACAAATCCGGATGCTGTGGCACATTCCGTAGAAGATATTGAACGTACACTGCGTATCTCTCATAACATTACCGATCCGGATAAAGATGATTTTTATGTGGAAACTCAACAGGGACTGGTAGAACAAATAGGAACTATTCTTGGTGCGCTCACTATTTTCTTGTCTTCCGTGGTGGCGATTGCCCTGGTAGTGGGCGGTGTGGGAGTCATGAATATTATGCTCGTATCCGTTACGGAACGTACGCGCGAAATCGGACTTCGAAAAGCTTTGGGCGCCACGAATGAAGACATTCTACGCCAATTTCTTTTGGAAGCCATTATTCTAACCGGTATAGGAGGATTAGTAGGTATTTTTCTGGGAGCATTTTTTGCGTTTCTTGCTTCCGTTGTTCTCACTACATATGCGGAACTTGCTTGGGCGTTTACGTTTTCTGTCCCGGCGGCCTTGCTCGGACTAAGCGTATCTGCTCTTGTTGGTTTAGTGTTTGGTATTTATCCTGCTCGTAAAGCGGCGCGCAAAAGCCCGATTGAGGCGTTGCGGTATGAGTAG
- a CDS encoding DUF3467 domain-containing protein has product MENNQQKLNIKAADRDLKGRSANNAMISHTKEEFVLDFINMLPPHPLLVSRIIISPGHAKRFHRALTEQIERYEGSFGKLEDGEHNKPNIGFQNN; this is encoded by the coding sequence ATGGAAAATAATCAGCAAAAGCTCAATATAAAAGCGGCAGACAGGGATCTAAAGGGGCGAAGCGCCAATAATGCCATGATATCGCATACAAAAGAAGAGTTCGTACTGGATTTTATTAATATGCTCCCGCCTCATCCATTGCTCGTATCACGTATAATCATAAGTCCGGGACATGCAAAGCGCTTTCACCGTGCTCTTACAGAACAGATAGAGCGTTATGAGGGATCATTTGGAAAACTGGAAGACGGAGAACATAATAAACCCAATATCGGTTTTCAGAATAATTAA
- a CDS encoding tRNA guanosine(34) transglycosylase Tgt, which yields MLDFSIQKQSKKSHARVGTIKTTHGIVETPAFIPVATQGVVKTLTSEEVVAVGSQMLICNTYHLHIRPGEKIVKANGGLHGMMQWNNPLMTDSGGFQVFSLGFGKEQSMGKILKKRQKPSVSADMKSKFLRITDKGVHFHSYVDGKEIFLDPKTSIKIQQALGADIMFAFDECPPPLADERYMIRSLEKTHRWAEESLSAKTTKKQSLYGIVQGGKYKNLRMQSARYIGNLPFDGFGIGGEFGFSKRAMTSMLRCVFEELPEEKPRHLLGVGHPEDILPIIKAGVDTFDCIVPTHYARRGIAFTSEGRLDLRKALFFTDKKPLDETCGCMVCGVYSRAYITHMLRAHEITPLRLLTIHNLFFFHAKVARIREDIKEGRI from the coding sequence ATGCTTGATTTTTCTATACAAAAACAATCAAAGAAATCCCATGCACGGGTTGGCACGATAAAAACAACCCATGGAATCGTTGAAACACCAGCTTTTATACCGGTAGCTACTCAAGGTGTGGTAAAGACACTTACAAGTGAGGAGGTTGTTGCGGTCGGATCTCAGATGCTTATTTGTAATACATATCACTTACATATTCGTCCCGGAGAAAAGATAGTAAAAGCGAATGGAGGATTGCATGGCATGATGCAATGGAATAACCCCCTTATGACGGATTCGGGAGGATTTCAGGTTTTTAGTTTGGGGTTTGGTAAAGAGCAAAGTATGGGAAAAATTCTTAAAAAGAGGCAAAAACCATCTGTTAGTGCGGATATGAAATCGAAGTTTTTGCGCATAACGGATAAAGGTGTGCATTTTCATTCGTATGTGGATGGAAAAGAGATTTTTCTCGATCCAAAAACTTCCATAAAAATTCAACAGGCACTGGGTGCCGATATTATGTTTGCATTTGATGAATGTCCGCCACCTCTTGCGGATGAACGATATATGATTCGGTCACTCGAAAAAACACATAGGTGGGCCGAGGAAAGTTTGAGTGCGAAAACTACAAAGAAGCAATCTTTGTACGGTATTGTGCAGGGAGGAAAATATAAGAACTTACGTATGCAGTCTGCACGATATATAGGAAATCTCCCCTTTGATGGATTCGGTATTGGCGGGGAATTCGGTTTCAGTAAACGGGCAATGACATCCATGCTTCGATGTGTTTTTGAAGAATTACCGGAAGAAAAACCCCGTCATCTCTTGGGCGTGGGACATCCGGAAGACATTTTGCCGATTATTAAAGCAGGTGTTGATACGTTTGATTGTATTGTGCCAACACACTATGCGCGCCGCGGCATTGCGTTTACATCTGAAGGAAGGCTTGATCTTCGAAAAGCTTTATTTTTTACAGACAAAAAACCGCTCGATGAAACGTGCGGGTGTATGGTATGTGGTGTATATTCTCGGGCATATATTACGCATATGTTGCGTGCTCACGAAATAACACCGCTTAGACTGCTTACAATACACAATTTGTTTTTTTTCCATGCAAAAGTTGCGCGTATTCGTGAAGACATAAAAGAGGGAAGAATATGA
- the truB gene encoding tRNA pseudouridine(55) synthase TruB encodes MDFIMKDIFAVWKPKGMTSHDVVNAVRRATGIKKVGHAGTLDPLAEGVLVVGVGRDATKQLGDIVAKEKEYVAEVLLGTTSSTDDEEGEKTKRNVSIQPSKKDVEKVIKSFIGRSMQAPPRYSALKVGGVPAYAYARAGKAVELKERQIMVKEMELVSYVYPFVCFRTVTGPGVYVRALARDMGERLHTGGYLTALTRTRVGAFTGKDACVLSELKKAL; translated from the coding sequence ATGGATTTTATTATGAAAGATATATTTGCCGTGTGGAAACCGAAGGGTATGACATCGCATGATGTTGTGAATGCCGTTCGGCGTGCTACGGGAATAAAAAAGGTAGGACATGCGGGTACGCTTGATCCTCTTGCGGAAGGAGTTTTAGTGGTGGGGGTTGGGCGGGATGCCACGAAACAGTTGGGAGATATTGTCGCAAAAGAAAAAGAATATGTAGCAGAAGTACTTCTTGGCACCACAAGTAGTACGGACGACGAAGAGGGTGAAAAAACAAAAAGGAATGTAAGCATTCAGCCATCAAAAAAAGATGTGGAAAAGGTGATAAAATCATTTATCGGGCGCAGTATGCAGGCGCCTCCTCGTTATAGCGCTCTTAAGGTAGGGGGTGTGCCGGCATACGCATACGCACGCGCCGGTAAAGCAGTGGAATTAAAAGAGCGGCAAATTATGGTAAAGGAAATGGAGCTTGTTTCATATGTCTATCCGTTTGTCTGCTTTCGTACCGTGACAGGACCGGGAGTATATGTTCGTGCGCTTGCAAGAGATATGGGAGAGCGGCTCCATACGGGCGGATATCTTACGGCACTTACGCGAACGCGCGTAGGCGCATTTACCGGGAAGGATGCATGTGTGCTTTCAGAATTAAAAAAAGCCCTGTAA
- a CDS encoding disulfide bond formation protein DsbA, translating into MQESHNPYVIPLSIIVAGVLIAGAIMYAGDGGGFVAQTDTTNPKDGTESGNEQAVTGDVKSVTGEDHILGNPDAPIKLVEYSDLECPFCSRFHATMKQVMDEYGKDGQVAWVYRHFPLSQIHPSANEAAQASECANELGGNDGFWAYIDEVFLRQDQGLSTSMLLAVAEDIGLDRPAFESCLSSGTYAESVQRSFEDARTAGGTGTPYTVVVVDGDTFTPINGALPFAQVSSVIESALAR; encoded by the coding sequence ATGCAAGAATCTCACAATCCGTATGTCATTCCTCTCTCCATTATTGTCGCCGGTGTTCTCATTGCAGGAGCCATTATGTATGCCGGAGACGGGGGTGGTTTTGTGGCACAAACGGATACAACAAACCCAAAAGACGGTACGGAAAGTGGTAATGAACAAGCTGTTACGGGTGATGTAAAATCCGTTACGGGAGAAGATCATATTTTAGGCAATCCGGACGCACCGATAAAATTGGTGGAATATTCGGATTTGGAGTGTCCGTTTTGTTCACGATTCCACGCCACCATGAAGCAGGTAATGGATGAATATGGAAAAGATGGGCAAGTGGCATGGGTATATCGCCATTTTCCGCTATCACAAATTCACCCATCGGCAAATGAGGCGGCACAGGCAAGTGAGTGTGCGAATGAGCTGGGAGGAAATGATGGATTTTGGGCGTATATCGATGAAGTATTTTTGCGCCAGGATCAGGGACTTTCCACGTCAATGCTTCTAGCTGTTGCCGAGGATATAGGACTTGATAGACCGGCATTTGAATCATGCCTTAGCTCAGGAACATATGCAGAAAGTGTTCAGCGGTCATTTGAAGATGCGCGTACGGCTGGCGGTACGGGTACACCATATACGGTAGTGGTTGTTGATGGCGATACATTTACGCCAATCAATGGTGCTCTTCCGTTTGCGCAGGTATCATCCGTCATAGAAAGTGCATTGGCAAGATAA
- a CDS encoding 3-deoxy-7-phosphoheptulonate synthase (catalyzes the formation of 3-deoxy-D-arabino-hept-2-ulosonate 7-phosphate from phosphoenolpyruvate and D-erythrose 4-phosphate) yields MLVKMYGHASSSEITAIEEKLHGLGYTTGKMVGEEITLIGVYGDITRLPTGEIQEMAGVDRLIPISRAYKRVAQKGVPGALIHQTVRIGRVEVGGDALSIIAGPCSVESEAQIMEAAFFVKESGAKALRGGVVKYRSSPYSGWEGIGSSSEEALRNGLRLIVKAGRAFDLPTVVEVLDAADVSIYEDMGVDCLQVGEPNAKNQSLLNRLRDTQLPVIHKRGNSLDIEAYLLWVERVMAAGKENVILCERGIVSSNKYTRNTLDMGGIAAFHYQLSCLPVAIDASHGSGIRDLVHPLTLAGIMAGASVVLVESHPNPLIAKSDGFQGLFPEQLSRLVAACQQVWELRKRIEPLYVPSALLEQQYEERIGHDKKRFFDV; encoded by the coding sequence ATGCTTGTTAAGATGTATGGACATGCATCGTCGTCGGAAATTACGGCAATCGAGGAAAAGCTGCACGGTTTGGGGTATACAACCGGCAAAATGGTCGGTGAGGAAATCACCCTCATTGGTGTCTACGGCGATATCACCCGGCTGCCAACTGGCGAGATTCAAGAGATGGCTGGTGTAGACCGCCTGATCCCAATCTCGCGCGCCTATAAACGGGTCGCCCAAAAAGGGGTGCCCGGAGCACTTATCCATCAAACGGTTCGCATTGGCAGAGTTGAAGTGGGCGGCGATGCATTGAGTATAATCGCCGGTCCTTGTTCGGTTGAGAGTGAGGCCCAGATTATGGAAGCGGCATTTTTTGTTAAAGAGTCGGGAGCAAAAGCGCTTCGGGGTGGAGTGGTAAAATATCGCTCAAGTCCATACAGTGGTTGGGAAGGCATTGGTTCAAGCTCTGAAGAAGCCCTGCGGAATGGCTTACGGCTGATTGTGAAAGCCGGGCGTGCCTTTGATCTGCCAACCGTTGTTGAGGTGCTGGATGCGGCTGATGTGTCGATCTATGAAGATATGGGGGTGGACTGTCTGCAAGTTGGCGAACCGAACGCCAAAAACCAGTCTCTGCTCAATCGTCTACGTGACACCCAGCTCCCGGTCATCCACAAACGCGGTAATTCCTTAGATATCGAAGCGTATCTCTTGTGGGTTGAACGCGTTATGGCAGCGGGCAAAGAAAATGTCATCCTCTGTGAGCGGGGGATTGTGAGTTCAAATAAATATACCCGCAATACGCTGGATATGGGTGGTATTGCCGCATTTCATTATCAGCTGTCGTGTTTGCCTGTGGCTATTGATGCCTCGCATGGCAGTGGTATTCGTGATCTGGTCCATCCGCTAACCTTGGCTGGAATTATGGCCGGTGCCTCAGTTGTTCTCGTTGAATCCCACCCCAATCCGCTGATTGCCAAGTCGGATGGATTTCAAGGCTTATTTCCCGAACAGCTCTCCCGCTTAGTCGCTGCCTGCCAGCAGGTGTGGGAACTTCGTAAGCGCATCGAGCCCTTGTACGTCCCGAGTGCACTACTTGAACAGCAGTATGAAGAGCGGATTGGCCATGATAAAAAACGGTTCTTCGATGTTTAA
- the xseA gene encoding exodeoxyribonuclease VII large subunit, whose translation MTRSELLQKLKEKRKEIAEREGKELFMVFQNKALEETVKAMPQTREDLKLVKGWGKVKISRYGDEILSIFKQGNGKHEDTYATGGLFNNPIPAAESPSGGEGKQSHDNAVLSVSEFIEVVNITLSRLGLVRVQGEISEMQMRGAAVYFTLKDTSGEDAIVKCLLWKWQFEQQYDYLEDGLEIIIEGVPDVFVKYGTFSVKVSRVEPVGEGALRKAFEALKKKFEMAGYFDEARKRPLPRIIQRIGVVTSASGEAINDFRRNIGDYGLEICMVDVRVEGVYAEDSIVKGIQWLNTHHADLDVLVLIRGGGGLENLKAFNSERVAEAVLGSRLPVITGIGHERDDTIAGFIADINCSTPTAVAVYIRHIREDLIGEVNEKVERLIRLFDVIYETALRSLHERKTGLIISYTHILSRYRHDIASHTRALQTGLFQIFSGFRLLTEQFRSSFHRYESILREYYRTVEINAVKGVRILERSMQEYEKRISVTETALASLDPAAPLKRGYSITYGSDGRVLKNAKNVTIGERISVHLYEGNIGARIEENIQPEK comes from the coding sequence ATGACCAGAAGTGAACTTCTTCAAAAATTAAAAGAAAAACGAAAGGAGATTGCCGAGCGTGAAGGCAAGGAGCTTTTTATGGTATTTCAAAATAAAGCTCTGGAAGAAACAGTAAAAGCAATGCCGCAAACACGGGAAGATTTAAAATTGGTAAAAGGATGGGGAAAGGTAAAAATATCACGGTATGGAGACGAAATTCTTTCTATTTTCAAGCAGGGAAACGGGAAACATGAGGATACTTATGCAACAGGCGGATTATTTAATAATCCAATACCTGCCGCCGAATCTCCCTCGGGCGGAGAAGGCAAGCAGTCTCATGATAACGCCGTATTATCGGTTTCGGAATTTATCGAAGTTGTTAATATTACGCTTTCACGATTAGGTTTGGTGCGTGTGCAGGGAGAAATAAGCGAGATGCAGATGCGGGGAGCGGCGGTATATTTTACGTTAAAAGATACATCGGGTGAGGATGCGATAGTAAAATGTTTACTTTGGAAATGGCAATTTGAACAGCAGTATGATTATTTGGAGGATGGTTTGGAAATTATTATAGAGGGAGTGCCGGATGTATTTGTAAAATATGGAACATTTAGCGTAAAGGTAAGTCGCGTAGAGCCGGTAGGGGAAGGTGCTCTTAGAAAAGCATTCGAAGCGCTTAAGAAAAAATTTGAAATGGCCGGATATTTTGATGAAGCGCGCAAGCGTCCGCTTCCGCGCATTATACAACGTATAGGAGTTGTTACTTCCGCTTCCGGAGAAGCAATTAATGATTTTAGGCGCAATATCGGAGACTATGGTTTGGAAATATGTATGGTAGATGTGCGCGTGGAAGGAGTATACGCCGAGGATTCCATCGTGAAAGGAATACAATGGTTAAATACTCATCATGCCGATTTGGACGTACTTGTTCTTATACGCGGAGGCGGTGGTCTTGAAAATTTGAAGGCATTTAATTCAGAGCGAGTTGCTGAAGCCGTTCTTGGTTCGCGTTTGCCGGTAATAACGGGTATTGGGCATGAGCGCGATGATACCATTGCGGGTTTTATAGCGGACATCAATTGCTCTACGCCAACAGCGGTTGCGGTGTATATTCGGCACATACGGGAAGATCTCATAGGGGAGGTAAATGAAAAAGTGGAACGGCTGATTCGTTTATTTGATGTTATATACGAAACAGCACTGCGTTCATTGCATGAGCGGAAGACGGGACTTATTATTTCGTATACCCACATTCTTTCGCGGTATCGGCATGACATCGCATCACATACGCGTGCCCTACAGACGGGGCTGTTTCAGATATTTAGCGGATTTCGTCTTTTAACGGAACAGTTTCGTTCATCATTTCACCGTTATGAATCTATTTTACGGGAATATTATCGAACGGTAGAAATAAACGCCGTAAAAGGGGTTCGTATTCTTGAACGGAGTATGCAGGAATACGAAAAACGTATTTCTGTTACCGAAACCGCGCTTGCTTCTCTGGATCCGGCGGCGCCTTTAAAGCGCGGATATAGTATTACATACGGATCTGACGGCCGCGTGCTCAAGAATGCAAAGAATGTTACCATAGGGGAGAGAATCAGCGTACATTTGTACGAAGGGAATATTGGTGCGCGGATAGAAGAAAATATTCAGCCGGAAAAATAA
- the xseB gene encoding exodeoxyribonuclease VII small subunit — MKDKQKLEHSLKQLEVIVEELNGKDVDVETGLAKFKEGVDLITFCRHELKAAENEFKKLRMELDQEEDKEEQ; from the coding sequence ATGAAAGACAAACAAAAATTGGAACATTCATTAAAACAGCTTGAAGTTATCGTAGAAGAGCTGAATGGAAAAGATGTGGATGTAGAAACGGGACTTGCTAAATTTAAGGAGGGCGTGGATCTTATCACGTTTTGCCGGCATGAACTTAAAGCGGCGGAAAATGAATTTAAAAAACTCCGCATGGAATTGGATCAAGAGGAAGATAAAGAAGAGCAGTAA